A genomic window from Halogeometricum borinquense DSM 11551 includes:
- a CDS encoding Rid family hydrolase, whose product MERRHVSSGTEREPRAGYSRAVRVGPHVHVSGTTETNDDGEIVGEGDAYEQTKQALQSVEIEATAVVDEET is encoded by the coding sequence ATGGAACGGAGACACGTCTCGTCTGGAACCGAACGGGAACCGCGCGCCGGCTACTCGCGGGCAGTCCGCGTCGGCCCGCACGTCCACGTCTCGGGGACGACGGAAACGAACGACGATGGGGAAATCGTCGGCGAAGGCGACGCCTACGAGCAGACCAAGCAAGCGTTACAAAGCGTCGAGATAGAAGCGACTGCAGTCGTAGACGAAGAAACGTAA
- a CDS encoding branched-chain amino acid transaminase, whose amino-acid sequence MGFDEMDVDTIWMDGEFVDWDDAQVHVLTHGLHYGTGVFEGVRCYDTEKGPAIFRWEEHLERLYDSTKPYDMEISFEPEELTEATLELLRRQDLNEAYIRPIAFYGYESLGVSPGDCPTNVTIAAWPWGAYLGEDALENGIEVMVSSWRKHASSQVPTNAKTTGLYVNSLLAGEEARRNGYREAIVLNKEGNVAEGPGENIFLVRDGELYTPGLSESILDGITRNTLITLAEERGYEVHENTSISRGELNTADELFFTGSAAEVTPIRQVDNVEIGNGSRGPVTEELQQAFFDLVERRTDDHDEWFTYL is encoded by the coding sequence ATGGGATTTGACGAGATGGACGTCGACACCATCTGGATGGACGGCGAGTTCGTGGACTGGGACGACGCGCAGGTTCACGTCCTTACGCACGGACTCCACTACGGTACCGGCGTCTTCGAGGGCGTTCGCTGTTACGACACCGAGAAAGGGCCAGCAATCTTCCGCTGGGAAGAACACCTCGAACGCCTCTATGACTCCACGAAGCCGTACGACATGGAGATTTCCTTCGAACCGGAGGAACTCACCGAGGCGACGCTCGAACTTCTGCGACGACAGGACCTGAACGAGGCGTACATTCGCCCGATTGCCTTCTACGGCTACGAATCGCTCGGCGTCTCGCCCGGTGACTGCCCGACGAACGTCACCATCGCGGCGTGGCCGTGGGGCGCGTACCTCGGCGAGGACGCCCTGGAGAACGGCATCGAGGTGATGGTTTCCTCGTGGCGCAAACACGCTTCCAGCCAAGTTCCGACCAACGCGAAGACGACCGGTCTGTACGTGAACTCCCTGCTTGCGGGTGAGGAAGCACGTCGCAACGGCTACCGCGAAGCGATTGTCCTCAACAAAGAGGGCAACGTCGCCGAAGGCCCCGGCGAGAACATCTTCCTCGTCCGCGACGGCGAACTCTACACGCCCGGCCTGTCAGAGAGCATCCTCGACGGCATCACCCGAAACACGCTCATCACGCTGGCCGAAGAACGCGGCTACGAGGTCCACGAGAACACTTCCATCAGCCGCGGCGAACTCAACACGGCCGACGAACTGTTCTTCACCGGCAGCGCCGCAGAGGTCACGCCTATCCGGCAGGTTGACAACGTCGAAATCGGGAACGGCTCTCGCGGCCCAGTCACCGAGGAACTCCAGCAGGCGTTCTTCGACCTCGTGGAGCGTCGGACCGACGACCACGACGAGTGGTTCACTTACCTCTAA
- a CDS encoding NAD-dependent epimerase/dehydratase family protein: MPQSHLDTEETPSTTGMTSTVAVTGGTGKIGPTVVAALQSAGYRVVNISRSGGETEADADLRADMTDAGEAYGAFATADADAIVHLGMLSTPDHDPGHVVFESNAMSTYNVLQAAEALDVDTVVLASSLSAVGASFEPEPIRLSYLPLDESHPVSPSNSYGMGKHVLEVTADGFAHRQNGPRTIASIRFPWMPTDEQMRETFDHADRTPDGVRESGHFETARNTVFAYLSQEDAAELVRLAVEADFEGHERFFASAPDTSADVPTEELVEAVYPDVECKREFEGYEALISTEKAKRMLGWEPERSWR; encoded by the coding sequence ATGCCACAGTCCCATCTCGACACCGAAGAGACGCCCAGTACCACCGGGATGACTTCGACGGTCGCTGTGACAGGCGGAACCGGGAAAATTGGCCCAACCGTGGTTGCGGCGCTCCAGTCGGCGGGCTACCGCGTCGTCAACATCTCGCGGTCCGGCGGGGAGACGGAAGCGGACGCCGACCTGCGTGCCGACATGACCGACGCGGGCGAGGCGTACGGCGCGTTCGCCACCGCCGACGCCGACGCTATCGTCCACCTCGGAATGCTCTCGACACCGGACCACGACCCCGGCCACGTCGTCTTCGAGAGCAACGCGATGAGCACGTACAACGTTCTGCAGGCCGCCGAAGCTCTCGACGTGGACACCGTCGTTCTCGCCTCTAGCCTCTCGGCGGTCGGGGCGAGTTTCGAACCCGAACCGATTCGGCTCTCGTACCTCCCGTTGGACGAGTCACACCCGGTATCACCGTCGAACTCCTACGGGATGGGCAAGCACGTCTTAGAGGTCACCGCCGACGGGTTTGCCCACAGACAGAACGGGCCGCGGACCATCGCCTCGATTCGATTCCCGTGGATGCCGACCGACGAACAGATGCGCGAAACGTTCGACCACGCCGACCGAACGCCTGATGGCGTCCGCGAGTCGGGGCACTTCGAGACGGCGCGCAATACGGTGTTCGCCTATCTCTCACAGGAGGATGCTGCCGAACTCGTCCGTCTGGCAGTCGAGGCGGATTTCGAAGGTCACGAGCGGTTCTTCGCTTCCGCGCCGGACACGAGCGCAGACGTTCCCACAGAGGAGTTAGTCGAAGCAGTGTACCCCGATGTCGAGTGCAAACGGGAATTCGAAGGGTACGAAGCACTGATTTCGACCGAGAAGGCAAAGCGGATGCTCGGATGGGAACCCGAGCGCAGTTGGCGATAA
- the ribB gene encoding 3,4-dihydroxy-2-butanone-4-phosphate synthase yields the protein MVQRTDDALSSALSALSAGEPILVHDFDDREGETDVVYPAGAVEPADVARLRNDAGGLVCVALSHEVSEELGLPFLDGVIDHPTAADHELAYDDRSSFSLPVNHRDTFTGITDEDRALTITELSAAAERVPDGDYGADDFAAEFRSPGHVNLLRGAPNLLSDRQGHTELGLALAAEADLPAAVVVCEMLDDESGTALSPAAALDYANRHDLVYVEGMDVVERLA from the coding sequence ATGGTGCAGCGAACCGACGACGCCCTTTCGAGTGCCCTCTCCGCGCTCAGCGCGGGAGAACCGATTCTCGTCCACGACTTCGACGACCGGGAAGGTGAGACGGACGTTGTTTACCCCGCAGGTGCCGTCGAACCGGCCGATGTGGCGCGACTCCGTAACGACGCCGGTGGCCTCGTCTGTGTCGCCCTCTCGCATGAGGTAAGCGAGGAACTCGGATTACCGTTCTTAGACGGTGTTATCGACCACCCCACGGCCGCCGACCACGAGTTGGCGTACGACGACCGCTCCTCGTTCTCGCTTCCGGTCAACCACCGGGACACGTTCACCGGAATCACCGACGAGGACCGCGCGCTCACCATCACTGAACTGAGTGCGGCGGCCGAACGCGTCCCCGACGGTGACTACGGAGCGGACGACTTCGCAGCCGAGTTCCGGTCGCCCGGCCACGTCAACCTCCTTCGCGGCGCGCCGAACTTGCTTTCGGACCGGCAGGGCCACACTGAACTCGGCCTCGCTCTCGCCGCCGAAGCGGATCTTCCTGCGGCCGTCGTCGTCTGCGAGATGCTTGACGACGAGTCCGGAACAGCGCTCTCACCCGCCGCCGCCCTCGACTACGCGAATCGGCACGACCTCGTGTACGTCGAAGGTATGGACGTGGTCGAACGACTCGCCTGA
- a CDS encoding DUF120 domain-containing protein yields the protein MSESALTAVGYDELAALKFVALEGGRTGPVKVSCSGLADRLDASAQTASRRLQRLDEAGYVDRDVVSDGQWVAITEDGEVALHHEYADYRLIFEEEDADSVELTGTVTSGMGEGRHYISLPGYMEQFEDRLGYEPFAGTLNVELDEESVRTRAAMASLDAVPIDGWEDEDRTFGPATCYAATVRHDGEAFDTSHIIVPERTHHDESKAEIIAPEKLRDELDLDDGDEVTIVVEAV from the coding sequence ATGTCTGAATCGGCTCTGACTGCCGTCGGGTACGACGAACTGGCCGCGCTGAAGTTCGTCGCTCTCGAAGGCGGTCGAACCGGCCCCGTGAAAGTCTCGTGTTCCGGTCTCGCCGACCGTCTCGACGCTTCGGCGCAGACTGCCTCTCGCCGCCTCCAACGACTGGATGAGGCAGGCTACGTTGACCGCGACGTCGTGTCGGACGGCCAGTGGGTCGCTATTACTGAAGACGGCGAAGTCGCGCTCCACCACGAGTACGCCGACTACCGACTAATCTTCGAGGAAGAGGACGCCGACAGTGTCGAACTCACCGGGACCGTCACGAGTGGGATGGGCGAGGGTCGCCACTACATCTCGCTCCCGGGCTACATGGAGCAGTTCGAAGACCGACTCGGCTACGAACCGTTTGCCGGGACGCTCAACGTCGAACTCGACGAGGAAAGCGTCCGGACGCGCGCCGCGATGGCGTCGCTCGATGCCGTTCCGATTGACGGCTGGGAAGATGAAGACCGGACGTTCGGCCCGGCGACGTGCTATGCTGCAACGGTTCGTCACGACGGCGAAGCGTTCGATACCTCGCACATCATCGTCCCCGAACGAACTCATCACGACGAATCGAAGGCAGAGATAATCGCACCTGAGAAACTGCGGGACGAACTGGACCTCGATGACGGCGACGAAGTGACTATCGTTGTGGAGGCGGTGTAG
- the argS gene encoding arginine--tRNA ligase, with the protein MFRELRSEVEDAVEAALSSLDLPTDDLGVEEPPEDVPATLASSVAFRMASEVGAPPPKVAADIADAIDATPYTYLERAEPQGPYVNFFVSDAYYAETLEAGRDEEYGHLPETGKDVVIEHTSANPTGPVHVGRARNPILGDAIARVLEFAGNDVDRHYYVNDAGRQVAVFTWAYETFDESELPEPERDRSDYDLVRYYRKGNAYLEDADEDEVEAAEAEIAEIMQGLEAGDEETYERVAVVVDQVLGGMRESLERLPAFFDEFIKETKFIRNGDADDVVERLKDSEYAVYEEDAWQLDLSEFGFEKNLVFLRSDGTTLYTTRDLAHHEWKFNNYDEAVTVLGEDHKLQAEQLDAALEILGNDTDQLRQTFYSWVNLPEGGMSTRKGTGVDLDDLLDESVKRAREEVEERLDSRIRDDDLDEEDIERIARQVGIGAVRYDIVSKQPTKGITFEWERALDFEAQSAPYVQYVHARCCGILNEASAAGIEAATEMSLLDTEAEQELLRVIARFPAVVEQAADDLEPHVVATYVREFAETFNTFYRECSVLNADDDDIAAARLGLVEAAQHTVANALYMLGIEAPESM; encoded by the coding sequence ATGTTCAGAGAACTCCGTTCGGAGGTCGAGGACGCGGTCGAAGCCGCACTCTCCTCGCTCGACCTTCCGACCGACGACCTCGGCGTCGAAGAGCCGCCGGAGGACGTGCCAGCGACACTCGCCTCCAGCGTCGCCTTCCGGATGGCGAGTGAGGTGGGCGCGCCGCCGCCGAAAGTCGCTGCCGATATCGCAGATGCGATAGACGCGACGCCGTACACGTACCTCGAACGCGCCGAACCGCAAGGCCCCTACGTGAACTTCTTCGTCTCGGACGCTTACTACGCGGAGACGCTCGAAGCGGGGCGGGATGAAGAGTACGGTCACTTGCCGGAGACGGGCAAAGACGTAGTGATCGAACACACCTCCGCGAACCCGACGGGACCGGTTCACGTCGGCCGCGCACGCAATCCCATCCTCGGTGACGCTATCGCCCGCGTCCTCGAATTCGCAGGCAACGACGTTGACCGCCATTACTACGTCAACGACGCCGGGCGGCAGGTCGCAGTGTTCACGTGGGCGTACGAGACGTTCGACGAATCCGAACTGCCCGAACCCGAGCGCGACCGTTCGGACTACGACCTCGTCCGCTACTACCGCAAGGGCAACGCCTACCTCGAAGACGCCGACGAGGACGAAGTCGAGGCCGCCGAAGCCGAAATCGCGGAGATCATGCAGGGACTCGAGGCGGGCGACGAGGAGACGTACGAACGCGTCGCCGTCGTCGTAGACCAAGTCCTCGGTGGAATGCGCGAGTCGCTGGAACGCCTCCCGGCGTTCTTCGACGAGTTCATCAAAGAGACGAAGTTTATCCGCAACGGCGACGCCGACGACGTGGTCGAGCGCCTCAAAGACTCCGAGTACGCGGTGTACGAGGAGGACGCGTGGCAACTCGACCTCTCGGAGTTCGGCTTCGAGAAGAATCTCGTCTTCCTCCGTTCGGACGGAACGACGCTGTACACGACGCGTGATCTGGCTCACCACGAGTGGAAGTTCAACAACTACGACGAGGCCGTCACCGTTCTCGGCGAGGACCACAAACTCCAAGCCGAGCAGTTAGACGCCGCGCTCGAAATCCTCGGCAACGACACCGACCAACTCCGTCAGACGTTCTACTCGTGGGTCAACCTCCCCGAGGGCGGGATGTCGACCCGGAAAGGGACGGGTGTGGACCTCGACGACCTGCTTGACGAGTCAGTGAAACGCGCCCGCGAGGAGGTCGAAGAGCGCCTCGACTCGCGCATCCGCGACGACGACCTCGATGAAGAAGACATCGAACGGATCGCCCGGCAGGTTGGCATCGGTGCCGTCCGCTACGACATCGTCTCAAAACAGCCGACGAAGGGAATCACGTTCGAGTGGGAACGTGCGCTGGACTTCGAGGCCCAATCCGCGCCGTACGTCCAGTACGTCCACGCGCGATGCTGCGGGATTCTGAACGAAGCGTCCGCAGCGGGCATCGAAGCCGCCACGGAGATGTCGCTTCTCGACACGGAAGCCGAACAAGAGTTGCTTCGCGTCATCGCTCGATTCCCGGCCGTGGTCGAACAGGCCGCAGACGACCTAGAGCCGCACGTGGTTGCCACGTACGTCCGAGAGTTCGCAGAGACGTTCAACACGTTCTACCGCGAGTGTTCGGTTCTCAACGCGGACGACGATGACATCGCCGCCGCTCGTCTCGGTCTCGTCGAGGCCG